A portion of the Sabethes cyaneus chromosome 3, idSabCyanKW18_F2, whole genome shotgun sequence genome contains these proteins:
- the LOC128742211 gene encoding cuticle protein 21-like, which yields MAFKFAVFAAIVAVANAVAIGYPAAIPAAYPAIAKVAAPVIAKAVDDYDPNPQYSYSYHIADALTGDNKEQQESRSGDVVTGSYSLVEPDGTRRIVEYTADPVNGFNAVVHREPLVKAVAPVAKIAAPLAYPAIAKVAAPLGYPAYGRAVIG from the exons ATGGCATTCAAA TTCGCCGTCTTTGCCGCCATTGTTGCTGTGGCTAATGCCGTGGCGATTGGATACCCCGCTGCTATTCCAGCCGCTTATCCAGCTATTGCCAAAGTTGCTGCTCCAGTGATTGCCAAGGCTGTCGATGATTACGATCCCAACCCGCAGTATAGCTACAGCTACCACATTGCT GATGCCTTGACTGGGGATAACAAGGAACAGCAGGAATCTCGCAGCGGAGATGTCGTTACTGGATCATATTCTCTAGTTGAGCCTGATGGCACCCGTCGTATTGTTGAGTACACTGCTGATCCAGTCAACGGATTCAATGCTGTTGTGCACCGCGAACCACTAGTTAAAGCTGTTGCTCCAGTGGCGAAGATTGCTGCTCCATTGGCTTACCCAGCCATCGCCAAGGTTGCTGCTCCACTAGGATACCCAGCATACGGACGAGCCGTCATTGGTTAA